One segment of Tautonia rosea DNA contains the following:
- a CDS encoding glycosyltransferase family 2 protein produces the protein MISFVIPVYNERESLATLLDELAGMTASENLGPVEFLFIDDGSRDGSWRVIQDLAARDPRVRAIRFRRNFGKAAALTAGFSRAKGEIIFTLDADLQDDPAEVPRFLEMLEQGEGLDVISGWKRTRHDPWHKVFPSRVFNWMVSRLTGTHLHDHNCGFKCYRSEVLREVFIYGELHRFVPVLASSRGFRVGEIEVNHRSRKFGQSKYGFSRFFKGFLDLMTVRFLTGYGQRPQHVLGVLGLILLAVGVLGMGYLAVYWIIDHWVLGQDHPIGSRPLLTYSTALLVVGTQLVSLGVLAELVTSYNLRAEDTYSVAETIDSGSGFRSESEAEPSFTNDSPSPSSA, from the coding sequence ATGATCAGTTTCGTCATCCCGGTCTATAACGAACGCGAAAGCCTGGCGACCCTGCTCGATGAGCTGGCCGGGATGACCGCGTCGGAAAACCTTGGTCCGGTCGAGTTTCTGTTCATCGACGACGGGAGCCGAGACGGCTCGTGGCGGGTGATTCAAGACCTGGCCGCGCGTGATCCTCGGGTCCGGGCGATCCGCTTTCGTCGGAATTTCGGCAAGGCCGCGGCCCTGACGGCCGGGTTCAGTCGGGCCAAAGGGGAAATCATCTTCACGCTCGATGCCGACCTGCAAGACGACCCGGCTGAGGTCCCCCGATTTCTTGAAATGCTGGAGCAGGGCGAAGGGCTCGACGTTATTAGCGGCTGGAAGCGGACGAGGCACGACCCCTGGCACAAGGTCTTTCCCAGCCGGGTCTTCAACTGGATGGTCAGCCGCCTGACCGGCACCCACCTGCACGACCACAACTGCGGTTTCAAGTGCTACCGAAGCGAGGTCCTGCGCGAGGTCTTCATCTACGGAGAGCTGCACCGGTTTGTCCCGGTCCTGGCCAGCTCTCGGGGGTTTCGGGTCGGCGAGATTGAGGTGAACCACCGGTCGCGCAAGTTCGGGCAGTCGAAGTACGGCTTCTCGCGCTTCTTCAAGGGGTTCCTGGACCTGATGACCGTCCGCTTTCTGACCGGCTACGGACAGCGTCCGCAGCATGTGCTGGGGGTGCTTGGCCTGATCTTGCTGGCGGTCGGGGTGCTGGGCATGGGATACCTGGCGGTCTACTGGATCATCGACCACTGGGTTCTGGGCCAGGATCATCCGATCGGCAGTCGGCCGCTCTTGACCTACTCGACGGCCCTGCTGGTCGTCGGCACGCAACTGGTCTCGCTGGGCGTGTTGGCCGAGCTGGTCACCTCGTATAACCTCCGGGCCGAAGACACGTACAGCGTGGCCGAGACGATCGACTCCGGCTCCGGCTTTCGCTCCGAATCTGAGGCCGAACCCTCCTTCACGAACGACAGCCCCTCTCCGTCGTCTGCGTGA